ACCTCGCGTTTGCCTTCCAGCGGGATCAGACGAACCTTGCGTGTCTGGCCCGGCTCGAAGCGGACGGCTGTGCCCGAAGCGATGTCAAGGCGCTTGCCGCGCGCGGCTGCCCGGTCAAAGGAAAGAGCAGGATTGGTTTCGAAGAAATGATAGTGCGAGCCGACCTGAACCGGACGGTCGCCGGAGTTGGAGACTTCCAGTTCGGTGACTTCCAGACCGGCATTGAGTTCAATGTCGCCTGCGGCTGTGATGATTTCACCCGGAATCATGATGCCCTCCTTAACGAATCGGTTCGTGGACGGTGACCAGCTTGACCCCGTCGGGGAAGGTGGCCTCCACCTGAATGTCGTGGATCATCTCGGCAATGCCCTCCATCAC
This window of the uncultured Cohaesibacter sp. genome carries:
- a CDS encoding urease subunit beta; its protein translation is MIPGEIITAAGDIELNAGLEVTELEVSNSGDRPVQVGSHYHFFETNPALSFDRAAARGKRLDIASGTAVRFEPGQTRKVRLIPLEGKREVYGFRADIGGAL